A single window of Nicotiana tomentosiformis chromosome 1, ASM39032v3, whole genome shotgun sequence DNA harbors:
- the LOC138891484 gene encoding uncharacterized protein, translating to MGTSRVTELHELDEFRYHGFESARLYKERMKRMHDKNILERNFKPGDMVLLYNSRMRLFPGKLKSRWSGPFRVVEIHSTGAVEITMEDGSLEFKVNGQRLKHYQGMVEEDKMISTLYLKDP from the coding sequence ATGGGTACAAGTAGAGTCACTGAGttgcacgagcttgatgagtttcgctaCCATGGTTTTGAGAGCGCAAGACTATATAAGGAGAGAATGAAGAGGATGCAtgacaaaaatattcttgagcggaACTTTAAACCTGGAGATATGGTATTGCTATACAATTCAAGAATGAGGTTGtttccgggcaagttgaagtcaagatggtcaggaccatttcgTGTGGTAGAGATACACTCAACTGGAGCCGTCGAGATTACAATGGAAGATGGATCTCTTGAGTTCAAAGTTAATGGGCAAAGGCTAAAACATTACCAAGGCATGGTTGAGGAAGATAAAATGATCTCGACCTTGTACTTGAAAGATCCTTGA